From the Selenomonas timonae genome, one window contains:
- a CDS encoding RsiV family protein, with protein MHTKTFLSALLSAVLLCAPLSAAENVLSDRTEEHTRPPQSLENVQDRAARDWSRSVETPVSWLTVEDHVLTVYDKNDSKAYRAVYPEIALVDDDTSPLAKALREWSAEQSMGAWHSSIRTASEEARRDGYELPFYYSDITPISRWGRVDEHLVSFFMEGSSYVGGAHPIAHVDAYTFDRKTGRQIALDEIVTNRTLLIAAIEAAFQTQYPAAVERDFPHGVMEALLIQHPSEKGLASFCWYMAADGSLVIYYPDSVLASYAAGAFTLTIARQDAPRLFTAAYPMN; from the coding sequence ATGCATACCAAAACGTTTCTATCCGCCCTCCTGTCCGCCGTCTTGCTCTGCGCGCCTCTCTCGGCGGCAGAAAATGTCCTAAGCGACCGAACGGAGGAGCACACGCGGCCGCCGCAGTCCCTGGAAAACGTGCAGGACAGGGCTGCGCGGGACTGGTCGCGCTCCGTAGAGACCCCTGTCTCGTGGCTCACGGTCGAGGATCATGTCCTGACGGTCTACGACAAGAACGACAGCAAAGCCTACCGCGCCGTCTATCCCGAGATTGCACTCGTGGATGATGACACCTCACCGCTGGCAAAGGCATTGAGAGAGTGGTCTGCGGAGCAGAGCATGGGCGCATGGCACAGCTCGATCCGTACCGCCAGCGAGGAAGCGCGCAGGGACGGGTACGAGCTCCCCTTCTATTACAGCGACATCACGCCGATCTCGCGGTGGGGACGGGTGGATGAGCATCTCGTATCGTTCTTTATGGAGGGGTCATCGTATGTGGGCGGCGCACATCCCATCGCCCATGTCGATGCGTATACCTTTGATCGGAAAACGGGGCGGCAGATCGCGCTCGATGAGATTGTCACGAACCGAACGCTCCTGATCGCCGCCATCGAGGCGGCATTCCAAACGCAGTATCCCGCAGCAGTGGAGCGGGATTTCCCGCACGGTGTCATGGAGGCGCTGCTCATACAACATCCGTCAGAGAAGGGGCTCGCGTCGTTCTGCTGGTACATGGCAGCGGACGGGAGTCTCGTGATCTACTACCCGGACTCCGTGCTCGCTTCCTACGCAGCGGGTGCATTCACCCTCACGATTGCACGGCAGGATGCACCGCGCCTCTTTACGGCGGCGTATCCAATGAACTGA
- a CDS encoding type 2 periplasmic-binding domain-containing protein → MGRLQRLPLLLALLPALLCTLLLHAAHADALSLAYDRNYGTAYVTILQSTADVPIEAQGYTRRQLELFQDRRVDAAEVYDFQAEQFLRGAAEELYWYPHYTATVVLAVRTDPRIPVHGWADLREGVTIAMPEQSPEREIFFLALTQGLSANRDTAFAHLAQMKAEGRLRFYAMHRGTWGILANAGANDVYVLFAHEAERLIRRGAQLRIVVPAEGTITLTKGVLSRAPITFSETLPKELDAAGYPPLPPSAPTVHAMPPDFPHVLRTVNTRYHAQIMERPAFMPAEAHERFMVLVLMLPLTVIWGAYIYRRVLHHGARRAVVLLIAMLLLWELTRMAKILTFVHDSTLERTLWYLFYMFRAGLSVALLWIAWSADEDAINHRMPPWLKAVFGLNLLLAALILCNDFHQQFFVFTWDNILQEWQEALAWGAYVYWTLWFGEILAALLLLLEKAKQQQVLRPMMMLPFVFFVLFIAYSIAYQYVAWVQWPELTALTALFFLALLEICLHTGLMPSNRLHEAFFTHARLAMRLVNAEGAPVFASALQWDESGRDTRTSRMEIHGGALLWQEDLRLLHERQRQLALACDALERSHSLLRAEHTIRRKLLALTLRRKLSEELEAILAAKRPLLRRFREELMETQDEEKIVRLIRRLNLLSSYLKKRCVLFLKGQEDGTVRTDELAMAVSETCTYLRPLGLRVGVEWTQTELLYTETALALFDAFAEFLTRAAAAGMERIFCRFTDDTLTFLLEDADWIAPWAAAWQEEHGTAVTTEDRGYAHTLTIHPTAAAGKRTGGKAAYAAEDARSTQDEGRRDAPWNG, encoded by the coding sequence ATGGGCAGACTGCAGCGTCTCCCTCTGCTCCTCGCCCTCCTGCCCGCACTGCTCTGTACACTCCTCCTGCATGCCGCCCATGCGGATGCGCTCTCGCTCGCCTACGACCGCAACTACGGTACGGCGTATGTGACCATCCTGCAGAGCACCGCCGATGTGCCGATCGAGGCGCAGGGGTATACGCGAAGACAGCTTGAGCTGTTTCAGGATCGCCGCGTGGACGCGGCCGAGGTCTATGATTTTCAGGCAGAACAGTTCCTGCGCGGGGCGGCAGAGGAGCTCTACTGGTACCCGCATTACACAGCAACGGTGGTGCTCGCCGTACGCACGGATCCCCGTATCCCCGTCCACGGATGGGCGGATCTCAGGGAGGGCGTCACGATCGCCATGCCCGAGCAGTCGCCGGAGCGTGAGATCTTCTTTCTGGCACTGACGCAGGGGCTCTCCGCCAATCGCGATACGGCGTTTGCGCACCTCGCACAGATGAAGGCGGAGGGGCGGCTGCGCTTTTACGCGATGCACCGCGGAACGTGGGGCATTCTTGCCAATGCGGGTGCAAACGATGTCTACGTCCTCTTTGCCCATGAGGCGGAACGCCTCATTCGACGCGGTGCACAGCTGCGGATCGTCGTGCCCGCCGAGGGGACGATCACACTGACAAAGGGTGTGCTCTCACGTGCCCCCATCACATTCTCAGAGACGCTCCCAAAGGAGCTGGATGCCGCAGGTTATCCGCCGCTCCCCCCGTCTGCCCCAACGGTCCACGCAATGCCGCCTGATTTCCCGCACGTCCTCCGCACGGTGAACACGCGCTATCATGCACAGATCATGGAGCGACCTGCGTTCATGCCTGCAGAGGCGCACGAGAGATTTATGGTTCTCGTGCTGATGCTGCCGCTCACGGTCATCTGGGGCGCGTACATTTACCGCCGTGTGCTCCATCACGGGGCGCGCCGTGCCGTTGTCCTCCTCATCGCCATGCTGCTCCTCTGGGAGCTGACGCGTATGGCGAAGATCCTCACGTTCGTACACGACAGCACATTGGAGCGCACGCTCTGGTACCTCTTCTACATGTTCCGTGCGGGGCTCTCGGTCGCACTCCTCTGGATCGCGTGGAGCGCGGACGAGGACGCGATCAACCACAGGATGCCGCCGTGGCTGAAGGCGGTGTTCGGCCTCAATCTCCTGCTCGCCGCACTCATCCTCTGCAACGACTTCCACCAGCAGTTCTTCGTGTTCACATGGGACAACATTCTGCAGGAGTGGCAGGAGGCTCTCGCATGGGGCGCGTATGTCTACTGGACGCTCTGGTTCGGCGAGATCCTCGCGGCGCTCCTCCTCCTCCTCGAAAAGGCAAAACAGCAGCAGGTGCTGCGCCCCATGATGATGCTCCCGTTTGTCTTCTTCGTGCTCTTTATCGCGTACTCCATCGCCTATCAGTATGTGGCGTGGGTGCAGTGGCCGGAGCTGACGGCATTGACGGCGCTCTTCTTCCTCGCACTCCTTGAGATCTGTCTGCACACGGGGCTCATGCCGTCGAACCGCCTGCACGAGGCATTCTTTACGCACGCACGGCTCGCGATGCGGCTTGTGAATGCGGAGGGGGCTCCCGTCTTTGCCTCGGCGCTGCAGTGGGATGAATCCGGACGCGATACACGCACCTCGCGCATGGAGATCCACGGCGGTGCTCTCCTCTGGCAGGAGGATCTGCGGCTCCTGCATGAGCGGCAGCGGCAGCTCGCCCTCGCGTGCGATGCACTGGAGCGTTCCCATTCCCTCCTGCGTGCAGAGCACACAATCCGTAGAAAACTGCTCGCCCTGACGCTCCGGCGAAAGCTCTCCGAGGAATTGGAGGCGATCCTTGCCGCCAAACGTCCGCTTCTGCGCCGCTTTCGCGAGGAGCTGATGGAAACGCAGGACGAGGAGAAGATCGTGCGTCTCATCCGACGGCTCAATCTGCTCTCCTCCTATCTGAAGAAGCGCTGCGTACTCTTCCTCAAGGGGCAGGAGGACGGTACGGTCCGCACCGACGAGCTCGCGATGGCAGTCTCGGAGACCTGCACCTACCTGCGTCCCCTCGGACTGCGCGTCGGTGTGGAATGGACGCAGACGGAGCTGCTGTACACGGAGACGGCGCTCGCACTCTTCGATGCGTTTGCAGAGTTCCTGACGCGCGCGGCCGCTGCGGGGATGGAGCGCATCTTCTGCCGCTTCACGGACGACACGCTGACCTTCCTGCTGGAAGACGCCGACTGGATCGCGCCGTGGGCTGCGGCATGGCAGGAGGAACACGGTACAGCCGTCACCACAGAGGATCGCGGTTATGCGCACACGCTGACCATCCATCCCACCGCGGCGGCGGGGAAGAGAACCGGCGGCAAAGCCGCATACGCTGCAGAGGATGCCCGCAGTACACAGGACGAGGGTCGGAGGGATGCGCCATGGAACGGCTGA
- a CDS encoding DNA cytosine methyltransferase produces the protein MTFIKTYNIIDLFAGAGGLSLGFRQTGRMNIVAAAEINPNARKTYKRNFHVKQLYTDVCAIDYAELKASVGQIDMVIGGPPCQGFSNANRQHTNLINMNNRLVKEYVHAICTLRPTAFIMENVAALRSEAHRFLVDESDLSNERTMRLTLRDDSLDILPARAVFNGALEFMRTFDNNDSYFWVESFYKTIRALYRFRKNQDKFDASLQKHSSTLLPQLKQLGQREKTDAASELLQEKDAAFAERLLTYIAQQTDFSMMIQSMEEVLLLQHAFRKSRELAQNRIHIFDYCEEKGTIVALVKSYAVLDYIKIMLDAEPHKYTLYEHTLNALHYGAPQRRERFILVGLSHSCQAEYTPPTALYHEGFYRTVRDAIGDLQEISPSVDVDSDSIKLPPRSDVSVLAKNLRGMRLYNHVVTATGDTALTRFRALQEGQNFHDLDSSLKTTYTDTTRTQNTIYMRLRYDEPCGTVVNVRKSMWIHPTLDRAISIREAARLQTFPDSFIFEGTKDAQYQQVGNAVPPFLAKAIAHSLLDVLDQLPDE, from the coding sequence GTGACGTTTATCAAGACATATAACATTATCGATCTCTTTGCCGGCGCTGGAGGTCTTAGCCTTGGATTCCGACAAACCGGACGGATGAACATCGTCGCGGCGGCAGAGATTAACCCCAACGCAAGAAAGACATACAAACGAAACTTTCATGTAAAACAACTCTATACAGATGTCTGTGCGATTGATTATGCAGAACTAAAAGCATCCGTCGGACAGATTGATATGGTGATCGGAGGACCACCATGTCAGGGGTTTTCCAATGCAAATCGCCAGCATACCAACCTGATCAATATGAACAATCGCCTTGTAAAAGAATACGTTCATGCAATCTGTACGTTGCGACCGACGGCATTCATCATGGAAAACGTCGCGGCACTGCGCTCAGAAGCTCACCGTTTCCTTGTAGACGAATCAGACCTGAGCAACGAGCGTACTATGAGACTGACGCTACGAGATGATTCCCTCGATATACTTCCTGCAAGGGCAGTGTTCAACGGCGCACTGGAATTTATGCGAACGTTTGACAACAATGATTCCTATTTTTGGGTAGAATCGTTCTATAAAACGATCCGAGCACTCTATCGTTTCCGTAAAAATCAAGATAAATTCGATGCCTCGTTACAAAAACATAGCTCGACACTCCTGCCACAGTTAAAACAACTCGGGCAGAGGGAGAAAACGGATGCGGCCTCCGAGCTCCTACAGGAAAAGGATGCCGCCTTCGCAGAGAGACTGCTCACATACATAGCGCAACAAACCGACTTTTCCATGATGATACAAAGCATGGAGGAAGTGCTTCTATTGCAGCATGCGTTCCGAAAATCAAGGGAGCTTGCACAAAATCGCATTCACATCTTTGACTATTGCGAAGAGAAAGGGACTATTGTCGCCCTAGTCAAGTCCTATGCCGTACTTGACTACATCAAAATAATGTTGGATGCTGAGCCGCATAAATATACTTTGTACGAGCACACACTGAATGCGCTACACTATGGCGCACCACAGCGAAGGGAGCGCTTTATCCTCGTCGGATTATCACACAGTTGCCAAGCAGAATATACACCGCCAACAGCGCTCTATCATGAGGGCTTTTATCGGACCGTGCGCGATGCTATCGGCGATCTTCAGGAAATCTCTCCATCTGTTGATGTCGATAGTGATTCCATTAAACTCCCTCCACGGAGCGATGTCTCCGTGCTTGCAAAAAATCTGCGAGGAATGCGTCTTTACAACCATGTAGTAACAGCAACAGGCGATACTGCATTGACACGATTCCGTGCGTTACAGGAAGGTCAGAACTTCCACGATCTCGATTCCTCCCTCAAGACCACATATACCGATACCACGCGCACACAGAATACGATCTACATGCGTCTACGCTATGACGAGCCCTGCGGAACGGTCGTAAACGTCCGGAAATCCATGTGGATTCACCCCACGCTGGATCGTGCAATCTCCATCCGAGAAGCGGCACGGTTGCAGACTTTTCCAGATTCCTTTATCTTTGAAGGGACAAAAGATGCCCAATATCAACAAGTTGGCAATGCTGTTCCTCCATTTTTAGCAAAGGCGATTGCACACAGTCTCCTTGACGTATTGGATCAACTGCCAGATGAATGA
- a CDS encoding DUF6630 family protein has protein sequence MRLYHWIQAKMFSTYEDWCLKCSSMNRHGFHIVGTENELKSMRDGYNMFVEICPPQAVEGCTSMKAISGATADQVNLLLEMEGKRYCRAGLSYDDAAQIMKAFVQKRVLPDVAEYEPTEDDPKAIADTFAALANILCVDVADGKRLRKKLQASGAKGIDAAWEALCKKLVRSGRAVGLDWKSEKEDFVAAVEALAADMGLAVDADLLGEMDGIPAWSKAVNAPWEDHVLAALDMNSEDYVLLVLTRADFVRAAECARVLLHRIARAEEM, from the coding sequence ATGCGCTTATATCATTGGATTCAGGCAAAGATGTTCAGCACCTATGAAGACTGGTGCCTGAAGTGCAGTTCGATGAACCGTCACGGCTTTCATATTGTGGGGACCGAGAACGAATTGAAGTCCATGCGGGACGGATACAATATGTTTGTGGAGATCTGCCCGCCGCAGGCGGTCGAGGGCTGCACGTCGATGAAGGCAATCAGCGGGGCGACTGCCGATCAGGTGAATTTGCTGTTGGAAATGGAGGGAAAAAGATACTGTCGCGCGGGACTTTCGTATGACGATGCGGCGCAGATCATGAAGGCCTTTGTGCAAAAAAGAGTGCTCCCCGATGTCGCGGAATATGAGCCGACCGAAGACGATCCAAAAGCGATTGCGGACACATTCGCTGCGCTTGCCAATATTCTGTGCGTGGATGTCGCAGATGGGAAGCGGCTGCGGAAAAAGTTACAAGCATCGGGGGCAAAGGGCATTGACGCCGCATGGGAGGCACTTTGCAAAAAACTGGTGCGCAGCGGCAGGGCAGTGGGGCTTGACTGGAAGAGCGAGAAGGAGGACTTCGTCGCTGCCGTAGAGGCCCTGGCGGCGGATATGGGACTTGCTGTCGATGCGGATCTGCTCGGCGAAATGGATGGGATTCCTGCCTGGAGCAAGGCGGTGAATGCGCCGTGGGAGGATCATGTCCTTGCCGCACTGGATATGAACAGCGAGGACTATGTTCTGCTTGTTTTGACAAGGGCAGATTTTGTGCGCGCGGCAGAATGCGCCCGTGTTCTCCTGCACCGAATCGCGCGGGCAGAGGAGATGTGA
- the sucD gene encoding succinate--CoA ligase subunit alpha, translating into MSVLIDKDTKVIVQGITGKAAMFHTKQMLDYGTKIVGGVTPGKAGQTVEGVPVFNTVADAVKATGATASVVYVPARFAADSILEAVDAELDLVVCITEHIPVLDMVKVRRYMQGKKTRLVGPNCPGLLTSGQSKLGITPGTVSKPGHVGLISRSGTLTYEAAFQLTNAGIGQTTTVGIGGDPVKGTDFIDALQLFKDDPDTYAVLIIGEIGGTAEEDAAKWIQENMKDKPVSAFIAGRQAPPGKRMGHAGAIISGGKGTAADKVAALNAAGIPVADTVAHIGETMVKLLKEKGLYDKCHTC; encoded by the coding sequence TCACGGGCAAGGCTGCCATGTTCCACACGAAGCAGATGCTCGACTACGGCACGAAGATTGTCGGCGGCGTCACCCCCGGCAAGGCGGGTCAGACCGTCGAGGGCGTGCCCGTATTCAACACCGTTGCGGACGCTGTGAAGGCAACGGGCGCAACCGCCTCTGTCGTCTACGTCCCCGCGCGCTTTGCGGCGGACTCCATTCTTGAGGCGGTCGACGCAGAGCTCGATCTCGTCGTCTGCATCACCGAGCACATCCCCGTGCTCGACATGGTGAAGGTGCGCCGCTATATGCAGGGCAAAAAGACGCGCCTCGTCGGCCCCAACTGCCCCGGACTCCTCACCTCCGGTCAGTCGAAGCTCGGCATCACGCCCGGCACGGTCAGCAAGCCCGGCCACGTCGGACTCATCTCGCGCTCCGGAACACTCACCTATGAGGCGGCATTCCAGCTCACGAACGCGGGCATCGGCCAGACGACCACCGTCGGTATCGGCGGCGACCCCGTCAAGGGCACGGACTTCATCGACGCGCTCCAGCTCTTCAAGGACGACCCCGACACCTACGCCGTCCTCATCATCGGCGAGATTGGCGGCACGGCGGAGGAAGACGCTGCAAAGTGGATTCAGGAGAACATGAAGGATAAGCCGGTCTCCGCATTCATTGCGGGTCGTCAGGCGCCTCCGGGCAAGCGCATGGGTCACGCAGGCGCGATCATCTCCGGCGGCAAGGGCACGGCAGCGGATAAGGTCGCGGCCCTCAACGCTGCTGGCATCCCCGTCGCCGACACCGTCGCCCATATCGGCGAGACCATGGTCAAGCTCCTCAAGGAAAAGGGACTCTACGACAAGTGCCACACCTGCTGA
- a CDS encoding DUF6339 family protein has translation MKIQFVSYDNIDLIKTNLSVWIEHFRAESSKQLEAELEHPLFTDSKFVEVQDVVLDMSAEKGFRTDAENAKRIYENFRFLSESQASDERLWAGLCLGPFWKYVKYRWDVDAKCTVPHITQHFFFGFGPRRSLTRNALSRLWWIGRLTHDERRDDPWELTRFICENADYIMHVLERNTSNNPSITRGFLSAVIDARNNGMRIDTNVVGELAKYLNLLGGVYILDCLPEKHIYEKIYEKAKEINSVPTQAI, from the coding sequence ATGAAAATTCAATTCGTGAGCTACGATAATATCGATCTCATTAAGACGAATCTTTCAGTGTGGATAGAGCACTTTCGGGCAGAGTCATCAAAACAGTTGGAGGCGGAGCTGGAACATCCGCTCTTTACGGATAGCAAATTTGTGGAAGTTCAGGATGTCGTGCTTGATATGTCAGCAGAAAAAGGATTTCGGACAGACGCGGAGAATGCGAAACGCATCTATGAAAACTTCCGGTTTCTATCCGAGTCGCAGGCATCGGATGAGCGATTGTGGGCGGGACTTTGCCTTGGCCCGTTTTGGAAATACGTCAAATATCGCTGGGATGTTGATGCAAAATGTACGGTACCTCATATCACACAGCACTTTTTCTTTGGGTTCGGGCCACGTCGATCCCTCACACGCAATGCGCTTTCTCGTCTCTGGTGGATTGGCCGCTTAACTCATGATGAGAGACGAGATGATCCGTGGGAGTTGACGCGGTTCATATGCGAAAATGCGGACTACATCATGCACGTTTTGGAGCGTAATACTTCGAATAATCCATCGATCACACGCGGGTTTCTGTCTGCCGTTATTGATGCGCGCAACAACGGGATGCGGATCGATACAAATGTTGTCGGAGAGCTTGCAAAGTATCTCAATCTCCTTGGTGGCGTATACATTCTAGACTGCTTGCCCGAAAAACATATATATGAGAAAATATATGAAAAAGCAAAAGAAATAAATTCTGTGCCCACACAGGCAATATGA
- a CDS encoding fructose bisphosphate aldolase yields MNQQQLKRMTEDKGFIAALDQSGGSTPKALKAYGVDESAYHGEEEMFTRVHEMRTRIIKSPSFDKSRILAAILFENTMDRKIDSLFSADFLWNQKGIVPILKVDKGLADEKDGVQLMKPIPGLDELLDRANERHIFGTKMRSVIKQANPDGIRAIIDQQFEVGMQIVRKGLVPILEPEVDIHCPDKAKAEEIMLGCMKEHLAKLPADAKIMFKVTIPTVDNLYAEIMKDSHVVRVVALSGGYTMDDANEKLARNHGLIASFSRALAQDLRFSQSDDEFNAVLKKAIDSIYQASIT; encoded by the coding sequence ATGAATCAGCAGCAGCTCAAACGCATGACCGAGGACAAAGGCTTTATCGCCGCACTTGACCAGAGCGGCGGCTCCACGCCGAAGGCACTCAAGGCGTACGGCGTCGACGAGAGCGCCTATCACGGCGAGGAGGAGATGTTCACGCGCGTCCACGAGATGCGCACCCGCATCATCAAGAGCCCCTCGTTCGACAAGAGCCGTATCCTCGCGGCAATCCTCTTTGAGAACACGATGGATCGCAAGATCGACAGCCTCTTTTCCGCTGATTTCCTCTGGAATCAGAAGGGCATCGTCCCCATCCTCAAGGTCGACAAGGGACTTGCCGACGAGAAGGACGGCGTTCAGCTCATGAAGCCCATCCCGGGACTCGACGAGCTGCTTGACCGCGCGAACGAGCGTCACATCTTCGGCACAAAGATGCGCTCCGTCATCAAACAGGCGAACCCCGACGGCATCCGTGCCATCATCGACCAGCAATTCGAGGTCGGAATGCAGATCGTCCGCAAGGGGCTCGTCCCCATCCTCGAACCCGAGGTCGACATCCACTGCCCCGACAAAGCAAAGGCAGAGGAGATCATGCTCGGCTGCATGAAGGAGCACCTCGCAAAGCTGCCCGCCGATGCCAAGATCATGTTCAAGGTCACCATCCCGACCGTCGACAACCTCTACGCAGAGATCATGAAGGACAGCCACGTCGTCCGTGTCGTCGCCCTTAGCGGCGGCTACACCATGGACGATGCGAACGAAAAACTCGCCCGCAACCACGGGCTCATCGCCAGCTTCTCCCGCGCCCTCGCGCAGGATCTGCGCTTCTCGCAGAGCGACGATGAATTCAACGCCGTCCTCAAGAAGGCAATCGACAGCATCTATCAGGCATCCATCACCTGA
- a CDS encoding restriction endonuclease: protein MTRKKKQTKCPDYRLLIEPTWYALVQLGGSGTNSEIDAEIIRQLGLSDEIVDEPHKETGNETELEYRAKWARTYLKKYGLIENSARGVWSIAPQYQKMVEQVEIDKNEIIRTVRQQLSPNRNDFADNTNEQGLTIAEVPDERQSWERRLSGILMEMNPYGFEKLAQRLLRECGFSQVTVTKKSGDGGIDGNGKLKVNGVLTFNVAFQCKRYKGVVGAADIRDFRGSLTTDIEKGIFITTGTFSKAARDEAVSPGKQQIDLIDGEELVQKLAEYNIGLYPVNSYEIDEEYFMSL, encoded by the coding sequence ATGACGCGCAAGAAGAAGCAGACGAAATGCCCTGATTATCGACTGTTGATAGAACCAACATGGTACGCTCTCGTTCAATTAGGAGGCTCAGGTACCAACAGTGAGATTGATGCAGAGATTATCAGACAGTTGGGGTTATCGGATGAAATAGTTGATGAACCCCACAAAGAGACTGGAAATGAGACAGAGCTCGAATATCGTGCAAAATGGGCGCGAACATATTTGAAAAAATATGGGTTGATCGAAAATAGTGCTCGGGGCGTATGGTCAATTGCTCCTCAGTATCAGAAAATGGTGGAACAGGTAGAAATTGATAAAAATGAAATTATCCGTACTGTGCGGCAACAGCTTTCCCCCAACAGAAATGACTTCGCTGACAATACGAATGAACAGGGGCTGACAATAGCAGAGGTTCCGGATGAGAGACAATCATGGGAACGGCGTCTTTCGGGTATTCTCATGGAGATGAACCCCTATGGATTTGAAAAATTAGCGCAACGGCTCTTGCGAGAATGTGGATTTTCTCAAGTCACTGTGACGAAGAAATCGGGGGATGGGGGCATTGATGGGAATGGAAAGTTGAAAGTCAATGGCGTTCTCACATTTAATGTGGCGTTTCAGTGCAAGCGATATAAAGGTGTTGTAGGAGCAGCAGATATTCGAGACTTTCGTGGATCATTGACTACGGATATTGAAAAAGGTATCTTCATTACAACAGGCACCTTTTCTAAGGCGGCGAGAGATGAGGCGGTTAGTCCCGGAAAACAACAAATAGACTTGATCGATGGAGAAGAACTGGTGCAAAAATTAGCAGAGTATAACATAGGCCTCTATCCAGTCAATAGTTATGAAATTGACGAGGAATATTTTATGAGCCTTTGA
- a CDS encoding ABC transporter substrate-binding protein: MKKLLLLCLAFALLALAGGCGGERADEAHGGQLVYATKDYEGINVLVGEYAEIGQLLFDGLMRRDENDAIVPALAASVEYDPETYTYVFRLREGVHWHDGKPLRAADVKFTIEAIKNPLVDSLHAPNFEEVREITEVDDRTVRIRLSAPNAAFLDYMMQPILPAHLLEGQDLTTTGFFRSPVGTGPFRMESWEAGKEIVLVKNEDYYRGAPKIDRFVVKIVADDAAEAKALADGTADLARLSPRAAAPFEGKDGYRFYAMKTANFGAILINCAHPYWQRNRDLLPAIAYAVDRAAVINDALLGHGIPAYSPLQRSSFNNPNVEHYDYNPAKTQEILEAAGCRKGADGYYTRGGEEVGFILTVKNDKYSRIDIANVVAAQMRAVGIHCTVETPAKVDWDGQMAYLSGVGNEIDPDAHTYKVFSTNGRGNDGHYANPRVDEYLLAARRTTDTAERMRLYGLFQEEVTKDLPYIYICYLDFIYVTNARVHGITPNRMLGYNGVGFFWNVNEWTVE, from the coding sequence ATGAAGAAGCTGCTGCTTTTGTGCCTGGCGTTTGCACTGCTGGCACTTGCGGGCGGCTGCGGCGGGGAACGCGCCGATGAGGCGCACGGGGGGCAGCTCGTCTATGCCACAAAGGACTACGAGGGGATCAATGTACTGGTGGGTGAGTACGCCGAGATCGGGCAGCTGCTGTTCGACGGGCTGATGCGCCGCGATGAGAACGATGCCATCGTCCCCGCGCTTGCCGCGTCGGTGGAGTACGATCCCGAGACCTACACCTATGTATTTCGCCTGCGCGAGGGCGTGCACTGGCATGACGGGAAACCGCTGCGGGCGGCGGATGTGAAGTTCACCATCGAGGCGATTAAGAATCCGCTCGTCGATTCCCTCCACGCACCGAACTTCGAAGAGGTGCGCGAGATCACGGAGGTCGACGATCGGACGGTGCGCATTCGCCTGTCCGCACCGAACGCGGCATTCCTCGACTATATGATGCAGCCGATCCTGCCGGCACATCTCCTTGAGGGCCAGGACCTCACAACGACGGGATTCTTTCGCAGCCCCGTCGGAACGGGCCCCTTTCGCATGGAGAGCTGGGAGGCGGGCAAGGAGATCGTTCTCGTAAAGAATGAGGACTACTATCGCGGCGCACCGAAGATCGATCGCTTTGTCGTCAAGATCGTGGCGGACGATGCCGCCGAGGCAAAGGCACTTGCCGATGGGACGGCGGATCTGGCACGGCTGTCACCACGAGCAGCGGCACCCTTTGAGGGGAAGGACGGCTACCGTTTCTACGCGATGAAGACCGCGAACTTCGGCGCGATTTTGATTAACTGCGCCCATCCCTACTGGCAGCGCAACCGCGACCTGCTGCCTGCCATCGCCTACGCCGTTGATCGTGCGGCAGTCATAAATGACGCATTGCTCGGGCATGGGATTCCTGCATACAGCCCCCTGCAGCGCAGTTCTTTCAACAATCCGAACGTAGAGCACTATGACTATAATCCTGCGAAGACACAGGAGATTCTCGAGGCGGCGGGCTGCAGGAAGGGGGCCGATGGTTACTACACACGCGGCGGAGAGGAGGTCGGATTCATCCTCACCGTGAAGAATGACAAGTACAGCCGCATCGATATCGCCAACGTAGTGGCAGCGCAGATGCGCGCGGTCGGAATTCACTGCACCGTGGAGACCCCCGCAAAGGTCGACTGGGACGGGCAGATGGCATACCTCAGCGGCGTGGGGAACGAGATCGACCCGGATGCACATACCTATAAGGTGTTCTCGACCAATGGGCGAGGGAATGACGGCCACTACGCAAACCCACGCGTGGACGAATACCTCCTCGCTGCCCGCCGCACAACCGACACCGCCGAGCGGATGCGCCTCTACGGGCTCTTTCAGGAAGAAGTGACGAAAGACCTCCCCTATATCTATATCTGCTACCTCGACTTCATCTACGTGACGAACGCACGCGTCCATGGCATCACCCCGAACCGCATGCTCGGCTACAACGGCGTCGGCTTCTTCTGGAACGTCAACGAGTGGACGGTGGAGTAG